A single window of Plasmodium malariae genome assembly, chromosome: 8 DNA harbors:
- the ISP1 gene encoding inner membrane complex sub-compartment protein 1, putative, whose amino-acid sequence MGNIVSCCSLDENKKYLNDDEILETFSSSDINDFKKRLKNNIQIVVLLQDGTKLPCNLQANFNEKTLCISCHQKVRMINFSDIRSLLYGEEQLKRVETQANLINDNCCLALHLDDSGNCIPIKFGAVKEKNLFIFIMKDYKKNS is encoded by the exons ATGGGGAATATTGTATCCTGTTGTTCTctagatgaaaataaaaaatatttaaatgacgATGAAATATTGGAAA CGTTTTCAAGCAGTGACATAAACGATTTTAAAAAGcgattaaaaaataacattcaAATAGTTGTTTTGCTacaa gatGGTACAAAGTTACCTTGTAATTTACAAGCAAATTTCAACGAAAAAACTTTATGCATATCTTGCCACCAGAAA GTGAGAATGATAAATTTTAGCGACATTCGATCCTTGTTGTATGGGGAAGAACAACTCAAACGAGTGGAAACTCAAgctaatttaataaatgataattgCTGTTTAGCATTACATTTAGATGATAGTGGTAATTGTATACCTATAAAATTTGGAGCtgttaaagaaaaaaatctATTCATCTTTATTATGAAagattacaaaaaaaattcatag